In a single window of the Pseudomonas sp. B21-015 genome:
- a CDS encoding alpha/beta hydrolase, translating into MTEPLILQPVKPADACVIWLHGLGADRYDFLPVAEALQESLLTTRFVLPQAPTRAVTINGGYEMPSWYDILAMSPARAISREQLETSAQRVFDLIEEQKASGIDASRIFIAGFSQGGAVVLHTAFVKWQGPLGGVLALSTYAPTFSDELELSASQQRIPVLSLHGQYDDVVQNSMGRTAYEYLKQRGVTVTWQEYPMGHEVLPEEIRDIGVWLAERLR; encoded by the coding sequence ATGACCGAGCCCTTGATTCTTCAACCCGTCAAGCCCGCAGACGCCTGCGTTATCTGGCTGCACGGGCTGGGCGCCGACCGCTACGACTTTTTGCCGGTGGCCGAAGCGCTGCAGGAAAGCCTGCTGACTACCCGCTTCGTATTGCCTCAAGCTCCGACCCGTGCTGTCACCATCAATGGCGGCTACGAAATGCCGAGTTGGTACGACATATTGGCCATGAGCCCGGCGCGCGCGATCAGCCGCGAGCAGTTGGAAACGTCCGCGCAACGGGTCTTTGATTTGATCGAAGAGCAGAAGGCCAGCGGAATAGACGCCTCGCGCATCTTTATCGCGGGGTTTTCCCAAGGTGGTGCCGTGGTATTGCACACGGCCTTTGTGAAATGGCAGGGACCGCTGGGTGGCGTACTTGCCCTCTCTACTTATGCGCCGACTTTCAGCGATGAACTGGAGCTTTCCGCCAGCCAGCAGCGCATTCCGGTGCTTTCATTGCACGGCCAGTACGATGACGTGGTTCAAAACTCCATGGGCCGGACCGCCTACGAGTATTTAAAGCAGCGCGGTGTCACCGTGACATGGCAGGAATACCCAATGGGCCACGAAGTGTTACCCGAAGAAATTCGTGACATCGGCGTCTGGCTCGCCGAGCGTTTGCGTTAA
- the rhlB gene encoding ATP-dependent RNA helicase RhlB: MTVLKALKKMFGKSEAEQLAPGSSAPSHTPSHRTDGNQPGRTATVAAPKHEPVTTPTAPSAPAISSEQPRSEAPKPAKPRREPKPKAPVIPWKLEDFVVEPQEGKTRFHDFKLAPELMHAIQDLGFPYCTPIQAQVLGFTLAGKDAIGRAQTGTGKTAAFLISIITQLLQTPPPKERYMGEPRALIIAPTRELVVQIAKDAADLTKYTGLNVMTFVGGMDFDKQLKHLEARHCDILVATPGRLLDFNQRGDVHLDMVEVMVLDEADRMLDMGFIPQVRQIIRQTPPKNERQTLLFSATFTDDVMNLAKQWTTDPSIVEIEAQNVASENVEQHIYAVAGADKYKLLYNLVNDNGWERVMVFANRKDEVRRIEERLVRDGVNAAQLSGDVPQHKRIKTLEGFREGKIRVLVATDVAGRGIHIDGISHVINFTLPEVPDDYVHRIGRTGRAGADGVSISFAGEDDSYQLPSIEALLGRKISCETPPTHLLRAVERKRP; this comes from the coding sequence ATGACCGTGCTCAAAGCACTCAAGAAAATGTTCGGTAAAAGCGAGGCTGAGCAGCTCGCGCCAGGCTCCAGCGCTCCTTCTCATACGCCCAGCCACCGCACCGACGGTAATCAGCCTGGCAGGACCGCAACCGTAGCGGCACCGAAGCACGAGCCGGTGACCACACCAACCGCCCCCTCTGCCCCGGCCATTTCCTCTGAACAGCCGCGCAGCGAAGCCCCGAAACCGGCAAAACCGCGTCGCGAACCGAAGCCAAAGGCACCGGTTATCCCGTGGAAACTCGAAGACTTCGTCGTCGAGCCCCAGGAAGGCAAAACCCGCTTCCACGATTTCAAGCTCGCCCCCGAACTGATGCACGCCATTCAGGACCTGGGCTTTCCGTATTGCACGCCGATCCAGGCGCAGGTGCTTGGCTTCACCCTCGCGGGCAAAGACGCCATCGGTCGCGCCCAGACCGGCACTGGCAAAACCGCCGCCTTCCTGATTTCGATCATCACCCAGCTGCTGCAAACCCCGCCGCCCAAAGAGCGCTACATGGGTGAACCGCGGGCACTGATCATCGCCCCGACCCGGGAGCTGGTGGTGCAGATCGCCAAGGACGCAGCCGACCTGACCAAATACACCGGCCTCAACGTCATGACGTTTGTCGGCGGCATGGACTTCGACAAGCAACTCAAGCACCTCGAAGCCCGTCACTGCGACATCCTCGTGGCCACTCCGGGCCGCTTGCTCGACTTCAACCAGCGCGGCGACGTGCATCTGGACATGGTCGAAGTCATGGTGCTGGACGAAGCCGACCGGATGCTCGACATGGGTTTCATCCCGCAAGTGCGCCAGATCATTCGCCAGACCCCACCGAAGAACGAGCGTCAGACGCTGCTGTTCTCCGCGACCTTCACCGACGACGTGATGAACCTGGCCAAGCAATGGACCACCGACCCGTCGATCGTCGAGATCGAAGCGCAGAACGTGGCCAGCGAAAACGTCGAGCAACACATCTACGCGGTGGCCGGCGCCGACAAATACAAACTGCTCTATAACCTGGTCAACGATAACGGCTGGGAACGGGTGATGGTCTTTGCCAACCGCAAGGACGAAGTGCGGCGCATCGAAGAACGCCTGGTGCGCGATGGCGTCAATGCGGCGCAACTGTCTGGCGATGTGCCGCAGCACAAGCGCATCAAGACCCTGGAAGGTTTCCGCGAAGGCAAGATCCGCGTGCTGGTGGCCACCGATGTGGCCGGTCGCGGCATTCACATCGACGGCATCAGCCATGTGATCAACTTCACCCTGCCGGAAGTCCCGGACGACTACGTGCACCGCATCGGCCGTACCGGCCGTGCCGGCGCCGATGGTGTGTCCATCAGCTTTGCCGGTGAAGACGACTCCTACCAGCTACCGTCCATCGAGGCGCTGCTGGGTCGCAAGATCAGTTGTGAAACGCCACCGACGCATCTGTTGCGGGCGGTTGAGCGCAAGCGCCCGTAA
- a CDS encoding ornithine cyclodeaminase family protein produces MSSTPYVITQPQARELLAQVDVPQILRKLFRDLAAGQAVQPAQQLVEFPKGAGDFINYLGVLAEDGVYGVKTSPYIVREQGPLVTAWTLLMSMQTGQPLLLCDAGELTTARTAATTAVAVDALAPLKARRLAIIGSGKVAQAHLHYVKDLRDWQSISLYSPSLSGKNAEPLAQLKNLDPRLTIADSREAAIQDADVIMLCTSSAGPVIDPSILSKPALITSISTNAPRAHEVPPQSLHDMQVFCDYRQTTPGSAGEMLIAGEQHGWDKRLIIGDLPDLLSEKVQRPEYDRSVFFRSIGLGLEDIALANALYQLQR; encoded by the coding sequence ATGTCCAGCACGCCTTACGTGATCACCCAACCTCAGGCCCGCGAACTGCTGGCGCAAGTCGACGTGCCGCAGATCCTGCGCAAGCTGTTCCGTGACCTGGCCGCCGGGCAAGCCGTGCAACCGGCGCAGCAGCTAGTGGAATTCCCGAAAGGTGCCGGGGACTTCATCAACTACCTGGGGGTGCTGGCCGAAGACGGGGTGTATGGCGTCAAGACGTCGCCTTACATCGTGCGTGAACAAGGCCCATTGGTGACCGCCTGGACGCTGTTGATGTCGATGCAGACCGGCCAGCCGCTGCTGCTCTGCGATGCCGGTGAACTGACCACGGCACGCACCGCAGCGACAACGGCGGTGGCGGTCGATGCCCTCGCGCCGCTGAAGGCCCGGCGCCTGGCGATCATCGGCAGCGGCAAAGTGGCCCAGGCGCACCTGCACTACGTCAAGGACCTGCGGGACTGGCAAAGCATCAGCCTCTATTCACCGAGCCTGAGCGGCAAAAACGCCGAACCCCTGGCACAGCTCAAAAACCTCGATCCACGCTTGACCATCGCCGACAGTCGCGAAGCCGCGATTCAAGACGCCGACGTGATCATGCTCTGCACCTCGTCGGCAGGCCCGGTGATCGACCCGTCCATCTTGAGCAAACCGGCGCTGATCACCTCCATCAGCACCAACGCCCCGCGCGCCCATGAAGTGCCGCCGCAGAGCCTCCATGACATGCAGGTGTTCTGTGACTATCGTCAGACCACCCCAGGCTCGGCCGGTGAGATGCTGATCGCCGGTGAACAGCATGGCTGGGACAAGCGCTTGATTATCGGCGACCTGCCCGACTTGCTCAGCGAAAAAGTACAGCGCCCCGAGTACGACCGCTCGGTGTTCTTCCGCTCCATCGGCCTGGGTCTGGAAGACATCGCACTGGCCAATGCCCTTTATCAATTACAGCGCTAG